The window cgcatgagattaagcagtttatTTGTGGTCTGAGATATCCTAGTTCGACTGAGTTGGAGCCACAGTGGGAGTGGTGGCCTGCAGTAACAAAAAAGTATAGTACAAGGGAGAGTTATAGATGGTTATTAGAGAAAACATTAAATTGGAATGCCAATAGTAACTGGAACTGGTTGTGGAATACAAACATTCTagagaagttcaaatttactatgtGGCTTGGCTTACATGATGCTCTACCAACTGAGACATTTCGATTCAAGCAGCATTTAGCTTCTTCAGATATGTGTAAGAGATGTAACAAAGCGCAGGAGACTATGTAGCATTGCCTTAGAGACTGTGAACGATCAAAGGCAATTTGGCATATGTTGGATTCTAGTATCCTGGACTCGACAGCTGGTACTGCTCTTGAAGAGTGGATTCGAAAGGCCTTGGCTAATAATGAGGCGTCTTTTGGTACAGGGCTTTGGTGGGTATGGAGACATAAGTGCAATGACATATTCAATAATGACAACCCTTGGACAGACCACAAGGTTGTTGCCTTGGCCAGAATTACTGCCAAGGACTTATAAGTTTACAGGAATCGAAACAATGCCTTTAGGTCTCTCCGAAATTGCCTGTGTTGGGAACCACCGGTAGGCAacagttttaaagttaattgtgatgtaAGCTTGTATCaggattcaaatttagcgggatttgggtgtattattagagattccAAGGGAGATTGGGTCTCGGGCTACTTTGGAAGCATTCTCCCCTGGTCTATcatcagatgtgaattatttgctacttggagggggctggttttagattgcggtttgagggatattatatgtgaaacggattgccttgacattctgcccatcatgcattagcttacaagtgggtattcatctgaagtaatagatttggttcacaagattcaggagcttttatctcgtccttggcttgttcacATTGAGTGGGTGTCCCAAGAAGCAAATAGAACTGTGGATTGGATGGCTAGATATGGTGTcaagagtaactctaatcatgttatttgaTCTGAGTCTTGTGCTGATCTCCAGCAAATTATTCGCTCGGATATAGCTAGGATAGtctttgctttgtttctttccatgtttagacaaaaaaaaaatatgaggaTCAATTCTAGAATTTTGTTGACATTGCTTAATTCCAGGGACCAATTCTATTTGTTTAAGGTTATTATTTGCTTTAATATTTTCTATTTAGTACATATCCAATGACCTATGATCTCCTCCTTGTTCCACTGTTTTTGAATAGTAGTGCCGCAAATTTGATCAAATTTGAGGATGGCTCATAGGGTGCATAAGATATCATCATAATTAGATTAagctataaatatttttgtattttgtaataACTATGGTGATAGAAAAGTCTggtgtttaatattttttttttcttttctaacaaTAAAATTTACTTTGgatctgtattttattttttcagtGAATGACGTTTACAAGTTTCACTGCTTTATAGTAGGTaccaaatttaacataaaattaaaatgacTCAAGACTCGATTTTAAGAGATGCCGATTGATGTTCCAGATAACGTCCTCATTATGTGTACTGCATGAGGGTCGAGCGGCATGTGATTATGCATGTGATTAAAGTGAAAGTGAATGAGAAATAGGACAGGAAATCTGCCTTCATTTCGCATGGGACACAAGTGAATTGTGATTCTTCATCCCAAAATCACTCTTTTATAAATTATGATCGTATGAGTAAGTGGTTGGAGAATAATATTTATGTGAGAGCTTGATATTTTAgaacatatataaaaataattcaacTAGGTATCATTTAAAAATGGTATAATATTCAGcattttattacaataatttaaaaaaattaaaataaacacatctaaaaattatgaatagatttattatctttttaaaattaaatacacattcaaaatacaatctaaataaaactgaaatttaaattttaaattttaaattttaaatttctgtttcaaatttaatatatttaatatattataatttaaatacatatctaaaaataaaattatttaaaattcaaaatttttattttaaaattataaaataaactttaaacCATCTAATTATTAACTAAATCTGTACAAAACACTCAAAGAATGAAGTCATCCTCGGCGCACATGAAAAATCTCAGAGGCACACATCGAGAAGTCATCCTCCGCCGTCGTTCATTAGCGCCACCTTCCTCTTCCGCGCTCATCCTCGATGCTGCCTTCCTCCTTCTCATTCACAACGCCACATTCCCCCTCGTTAACACTCATCTTCGTCGCCGCCTTCCTCCTCCTCGTCGCCGTTCGTCCGCATCAACGTCGCCACGCCGAAAACTTATCGGAGGTTTGGATGGGTCTCTGACaccattacttttttttttattattctgtacaagttttttttttttgaaataaaaaatcgaATAAGATGGCCTGAAGAGATTTTCATATATATtgcaatgttaaattatttttgcaTGTGCAATTTCTGTATTTTGagagtgttttaaaaatattttctgtataactttataattttagatgtgttacaattattttttaatgtttaaatttaaattttagatttatgattttggatgtgttttaaaaatattttatgtataacttcataattttagatgtgttacaattattttttaatgtttaaatttaaattttagacttatgattttggatgtattttaaaaatattttttgtacaacttaaaattttagatgtgttacaattaaaaaaattacaattgaaaCTATTTTAGTTTGTGTATATAATTATACTCGACCATTCATCAATAGAAAGTCATAAAACAGATCCTGCATTTTATCAAAGATACAATAAGTAAgggattaatttttttctaaatgcaCTGACTTTGAATTCTTTTTTTTGTGCAGATACAAATTGAAATATTGTagcaaaatagaagaaagaagaaaactgTGTTACGGAGAGAGAAAATAATTATGAAGTGGGTAGAAAGTtagagaaattttaatttttaaaatttaaattaattttaattataaatgtgtatcttacaaaataagaatatattttaattaaaaaataattaaataatattaaagactgaccaaagactaaattttgttgtacaaataacattttccATATAAAAAGAGAGTATGTAATGGTTGTCAATAGAAGTACTTTGATtctaaaggttttttttttttcaaaaacattatGATTGGAAAAGAGTATGTAATGGTTGTCAAAAAAGTATtcggaatttaatttttattttatgctaAAGGTTTTTTTTGTagaagttaatttttattttatgctaaaggtttttttttaatatatgaacAGAAAGGATTTATTTGTTGTTATTAGGGAGAAAAAATCAATTGTTATAAGTCACTAAGCATTTGattctaaagttttttttttctaaaaaaattattttatagttatgcaaaaaaaatatatgaacaaAAATTTTTTGTGGATTTTTTTGTCAATATAAACTTTGGATatcattttaatagtttattctAAATAGCTATAAAATTTGacctaattaataaattttaaaagttataaaaatttattgttaatattttttgtgaattttttttttgtcaacaacATAAATTTTTGGGTAccattttattagtttattttattagtttattttagaTAGTTTAAAGTAGAAATCAAATTACACAGTCAGCAGTGTCAATTGTCATTACAACATCACAGGTACATCATACACTAATTACAGTAATATGCTACAAAttcatgaattttattttttcaatagaTAAAAGCTTCCTCTCAAAatcctccattttttttaattattgccTTCGAAAAAGCTGTTCTTCAACTTCTATTTCCTCACCATCATCTATAGCACCAAATGCTTCACACTCTATGGCCCTGATTTTTTCAGGTGTTCATCAAGTTAGACAGAGAACCTCCAGTGACGTTCTTTAATGACACATTACAGTCTCATCCAACTATTGCCAAAATAGTAAATTACCTTAAAAAATGGACACCCAAGAAATATTTGGTTAGGgttagtagttgttcttgattTGTACAGAATGACATATACGCCGCAGAAGCACTTTGGTGCAACCCCATCTCGCTCGAATCCTCCTAGCACGACGAATGAAGACCTCACTACTCCAGGTATTGTGCATGAATGAAGAACCCCTTCACTCATCACGGACGATCGCACCATTAATGGCCATGGCTTCGTAGATGCATTTCGATCAAATAGGACTCATTTCAAGTAATGGCGTCATTTTGGAGCATAAAGATGAATTTGTCCATTAATAATTTGTTTCCATCCACATCATCAGATAAAACGGACAGCTCAGTTTCCACCCCCTCCAGGTCAGTATTCTCCGTTGCCGTTTTGAGCCCCAACTCGATGGAGGGGTATAATTATTATCACGCGTTTTATAAGGTGaggaatttaaatgtatttttcaattttgaGGAACAAAAATGTCTGCAtttaaaaaggtcagggacctatttgtttTTTACTCTTTTAAGAAATATCATTACtcatctcaaataataaattataaaataacccaaCTATAATTAACATAATGATCAATTAAAATATGACCCATCATAAAAAGTAACTTCCATGTTATTTTAGAAGGAGTTTGATAGAATAAGCCTTATATTAATTATAGAATTATATACTTTGATTACTTTGATTCTTCCAGTACCTATGTATATTCTATATATTGTGTCTTTCAACTCATTCAATAATACACTCTTTGGATTAATACACTCTTTAGATTACTCTCTTGTTTTTAACCGCTCAAATGACATAATATCTCTAAAAGTAAATCTGAGTTTCATtcctaattttagaaaaaaaaaaaaatatctccaTGAGCAACGATAATCTGAACCTGGAAAGGGTACTGGCAATCCCTGTGAAAAAGAGTGATCCGGTGGATCTGTGCAGGCCGTTACGCAAGTTCGTAGCCATAAAATATTGAGAGAGCGATGCACAGAAAGTGGAAAGCATTCTCGAAACCCTAAACAAATGCCGCAGGGACATGGAGCGAGGGGACCTCTCCCTTCCCATGCAACGTGACTGCCTCATCCACTACTTCAAATGTCTCTGCATGGTTGAGCCACTCTTCACCGCTATCTCCTCCGACGCCGACGTCGACTCCGACTCCGACCCGATCATCTTTGTCTGGTACGACGCCTTCAACCCTGAGCATGAGAATGGGGTCTCCTCGCAGCGCAACAGCATCCAATTGGAGAAGGCTGCTGTTCTCTTCAACCTTGGCGCCATATACAGCCAGATTGGGGCCTCTTGCGACCGCACCACCGCCCTTGGCCGTCACCTTGCAATGGAAATGCCGCCgccaaattcttcttcaaactctgGAAGGATTTTGCCAAGGACGTCTCCGCCACTATTGACGTGACTCTCCTCTTCGCCGAGAGTCTGCACCGCCTCTTCTCCGCTCAGGCTTCGGAGCTCAAATTGCAGCAACAATTCCACCACAACAACACAATGACGACGCCAGTTCCGCTCTCCAACAACATCAATGTGCCGTCGTTTCGTTTGAATCGGTCAGTTTTCTCTTGCTTgattttacatttattttttcattttagatttttaatagcatgatgatgatgataatgtagGTTTCTAAGCTTTATCGGATGGCATGTGATCTGATACTACGTGATTCGGCTGCAACCGCACATGTCATCTCATTTGACGAAACCTGGATAACTCATCTTTCCCGGAAGGTGAAATTCTTTGAGGTGGAGGCTTGTCAGAGGCGATCATCCATCCTACCGAAATCCGAGCGACCTACAACCCATTGGTCCAGTCTTGTCCTCTTGATCATGATGCAGAGTCTTGTCCTCTTTCGATGCAGATTCTGTCAATGAAAACATCTATAGAATGACTTGCAATTCCTTGGGCATGCTTATACCCAAGCAACATAGAATCCCATACCTTGACCTCCTCCTCTCTGAGTACAGCTCTTTTAAGATTATTGAGGATGGAAAGCTAGTGGCCAACCCGTGGAACATGCCTCCTCCTTATCCAACAAATTCGGCCATCCTCTCAGCTTCGTCTTTGTCAAATATGCTGTCAATCCCTTTGAAGAAGAGTGAGCCCTTGGACCTCTATGAGCCCCTTCACAGTTATGTTGCCCTTAAATACTCGGAAAGCGAGGCAAAGAGAGTACAAGACCTTTTCAAAATGCTACGTAAATTGCGCAATGAAATGCAGCGTGATGACCTCTCTCTACCCATTCGCCGTGACTGCTTAATCTACTATTTCAAATTCCTTTGCATGGTTGAGCCTTTGTTCCCCATGACTAACTCACCCAATCCACCTATCTTTGTTTGGTACAATGCCTTCAACCCACAAGACAACTCTTCTCAGCACAACATCCATTTGGAAAAAGCCTCTGTTCTCTTCAACTTGCGAGCAATCTGCACCCACATTACTGTCTCCTGCGATCTCACCACCGACCAAGGCCATCGCCTTGCAGTGAGGGCCTTAAATGATGCCTCATACTGGTTCTTCGTACTGTGGAAGTTTGAGGCAGAGAAGGCATCTGCCACCATTGACTTGTCAGTAAACTGGGTCGAGCTGCTTCACAAGATAATAACCGCTCAGATTGCCGACTTGAAAAGGAATTATCCTCATTCCTGTTCCTATTCCCATGGATTCTCATTACCTGCATATCCGGTAtgtatcatcatcatcaagcTTTTCAGTTGATTTTTTCTTAGTGCAATTGATTGATGTCAATCTTGATCTGTTGAATTGTTTGATTGGGATGATGTAGGTTAGTCGTTATCGGAAAGCTTATGATATGTCGACAATTGGGCCTTTAGCTGAGAATCTTGTTCAATCCTCAATACCTCAATTTCTTCAGTCGAAGCTCAAGGCCTTCCATGTTAAAACTCGTTCCATTGATGTCACTGAACAATTTCTTTCGGGGTATTGTGAGGCTCAATCCCTGCTTCAAGAGGCGTATCAAACATCATGCTTGGACCTTTTCTCCGAGGTTGGCTCTTTCAAGATTAAGGATGGAAATCTTGTGCCCAACCTTAGAGGCAGTAATGTTGCCATTGGGGGAGATGAGCTCGCCGGAGAGCGGAGACCACCACCGCAGTAACATTACCATAGAGAAAAAACTAAACAAGCCTtagtagttttttattttcttttttatgttgGATGTTGGAATTTTATTCGTTGATGCTAGAACTCTGTTTGTGAATATAT is drawn from Arachis hypogaea cultivar Tifrunner chromosome 12, arahy.Tifrunner.gnm2.J5K5, whole genome shotgun sequence and contains these coding sequences:
- the LOC140177271 gene encoding vacuolar-sorting protein BRO1-like; the encoded protein is MTCNSLGMLIPKQHRIPYLDLLLSEYSSFKIIEDGKLVANPWNMPPPYPTNSAILSASSLSNMLSIPLKKSEPLDLYEPLHSYVALKYSESEAKRVQDLFKMLRKLRNEMQRDDLSLPIRRDCLIYYFKFLCMVEPLFPMTNSPNPPIFVWYNAFNPQDNSSQHNIHLEKASVLFNLRAICTHITVSCDLTTDQGHRLAVRALNDASYWFFVLWKFEAEKASATIDLSVNWVELLHKIITAQIADLKRNYPHSCSYSHGFSLPAYPVSRYRKAYDMSTIGPLAENLVQSSIPQFLQSKLKAFHVKTRSIDVTEQFLSGYCEAQSLLQEAYQTSCLDLFSEVGSFKIKDGNLVPNLRGSNVAIGGDELAGERRPPPQ